TTATTCTTACTTCTTTTCACTTCCATCATTGTTGCTTGCAACAAATGTTCGGAAGAACAGCCCAAAGAAATTGTACTCGTTGAAAAGCCAGAAATGGTGAATGAAGAAGTACAAAAATTAATTTCTAAAAAATTAGTCGATGTCGATACTTCAACCATTTTGATTGTTGAAAAGGACAGTTTATTCGCTATACAGTTTGTTTCTGATTTTTACAAAAAAAGAAAATTTGAAGTCGCTTTTACAAACAAAGGCATTCTCACCAATCAAGGCGACACACTCTTGGATGTGATTAAAAATGCTGAAGTATACGGACTCATTCCGGATGATTACCATTATTCTAAAATAGCCTCACTTTTAGAATCGGCACAAGACAGTGCAACAAAAAAATTTGATGCTGTAAAAATTTCTGATGCCGACCTACTCTTAACGGATGCCTTTTTCACTATGGCCGTGCACATCAACAAAGGCAGATTAAATGCTGATAGTTTAACCATAGAATGGAAAGGCAAACAAGTCGACACCAACTTGGTGGAAATATTAAATTCCGTGTTGAAATCAAATTCCATACGCGCTGCTATCGATTCACTCGAACCGAAAAACAGCTATTATCAAGGGCTCAAACTCGCATTAAAAAACTTTCAATATGAATTTAAAGATGTGGATTGGGATAGCATTGCGGATCGAAATTCTGATTCCACAACCTTTATGGCTAGACTAAAAGATCGGCTAATTCAAAGTCATGATTATATCGATGATTTTACGAACTCCGATTCCATCAAATTATACAGAGCTGCTAAAAACAAGCAGAGTTTTGTGCTCACAGAAACGCTAAAAGATTCTATGAAAATAGTTAAATCAATTAAGGAGTTTCAATGCAAAAATAATCTAACAGAGGATGGAAAAATAGGCAAGCTCACATTCAAAGCCTTGCAACGCACCAAACAAGACTACATCAATCAAATCGCCTTAAACATGGAACGTTGGCGCTGGTCGAGAGTACCCGCTGAAAAACAATACGTATGGGTGAACCTTCCAAAGTATGAAATGATCGTAATCGAAGACGACACCTTGGTGATGAAATCAAGAGTGATTGTTGGTGCCCCCGACCACCAAACACCCTTATTAAAAAGCACGATTCGCTATTTCTTAATTTATCCGTATTGGACGGTTCCTTTTAGCATCGCAACCAAAGAAATTTTACCCATTCTAAAACGTGACACTTCCTACTTAAGAAGAAAAAATTTCCAAGTATTGGATGGCAACAATCAAGTAGTAGATGCATCCAAAATAAAATGGAAAAAATATACGAAGACGTATTTCCCTTGGCGATTGCGACAAAATATCGGAGAAGACAATTCGTTAGGGATTTTAAAATTTAATTTTGAAAACAAATATGGTGTATACATGCACGATACAGATAGTAGAAGATTGTTCAACCGTGAAATGCGAGCGATGAGTCATGGCTGCTGCAGGCTCGAAAAATTTATGGATTTTGCAACTTTCCTAATTCGTGACGACAGTTTAAAATATCCGGTAGATTCCTTGCTGGCAGATACGGCAAGACCCATTCAAAAATATGTATACATCAAAAAACCGATTGCATTGTACTTCGCTTATTTCACAGCTGAAACTGATGCTTATTGCGAATTGAAATTTTTTATTGACATGTATAAAAGAGATGAAAAGATGATGCGTGCTTTGAGAAGAGGGAGAAAGGGAATGCTAATTGAAAACAAAAAATCCAATCCTGAAGGAGTTAAATCTCAATAAAAATAGCATTCCTCAATTAATACAAAAACTTATTGTAAGGATATCTCTTCTGATGTAAGTCTTTTACTTTATCGTAAAGTACTTTTTTGAATTCATCAATGTTTTCTTTCTTAGCAGCGGAAATAAACAAACATTCGGTGTGTAATTTATTCATCCATGTTTTTTTAAGGTCGTCCAGACTCAAATTCTTCTTCGTGCTTTCCGTCAAATCATCCTCATCTTTTTGTTCAAACACAAACGCATCTATTTTATTGAACACGAGTAAAACCGGTTTATCACCAGCTCCAATATCTGCCAGAGTTTGATTCACGACATTCAATTGATCTTCAAAACCGGGATGGGAAATATCAACAACATGAACTAAAATATCTGCTTCACGCACTTCATCCAATGTTGACTTAAATGACTCCACCAAGGTAGTTGGTAATTTTCGAATAAATCCTACGGTATCAGAAAGTAAAAAAGGTAAATTTTCAATCACCACTTTTCGAACGGTTGTATCCAACGTGGCGAATAATTTATTTTCAGCGAACACTTCACTTTTGCTGAGCATGTTCATGATGGTGGATTTACCAACGTTGGTATACCCTACCAATGCCACACGAATCATGTCACCACGATTTTTTCGCTGCGTTTCCATTTGACGATCTATTACCTTCAAACGTTCTTTCAAGAAAGAAATTCGATCGCGCACAATTCGTCTATCCGTTTCAATTTCTGTTTCTCCGGCACCTTTCATACCAATACCACCTTTAATACGATCCAAGTGATCCCACATTTTGGTTAGTCGCGGTAATAAATAAATAGATTGTGCTAATTCAACTTGTGTTTTCGCATGTGCTGTGCGTGCTCGAGCAGCAAAAATATCAAGGATTAATCGGGTACGATCAACCACTTTAACTTTGATTTCCTTTTCTACATTGATTTCTTTCTCCAGATTGCGCTGTTGTGCAGGAGAAAGTTCATCGTCAAAAATAACAATGTCAACATTGTTTTCAGCAACAAAGGTTTTTACATCATTTAACTTGCCGGCACCAATAAATGTTCTGGAATCAGGATGTTCCAAACGTTGTGTGTATCGCTTCAAAACTTTTGCTCCGGCAGTATCTGCCAAAAACTCAAGTTCATCTAAATATTCTTTCGCAGTAGTTTCATCCTGCGTTCGATTAATCAAACCTACTAAAATGGCTGTTTCCTGCTTCTTCCCTGTATCGTACATCCTTTATAAATTTCGAAACCCTCAGAAATTATTTCTTAAGTGTCTCCGTATATTCAGCAACTGCTTTAATTTGTCCTGGAGTCAACATTGTTCCAAACGGACTCATTGCATTTTTACCATTTGTAATGATTTCAATACGTGCATTCAAATCCATTGCAGAAACAGATAAATCTTTTGCACCCATCAAATTCAACTTTCCATCCGCACCGTGACAAGACACACAACTTGCATTATAAAGTTCTTGTCCGTTTAATGTTGTTTCAGAAACATTTTCCATACTTTTTGATTTTTGCTTTTTGCTCATCTCTGCTAATCCATAAGCTGTAATGATTAATAACAATGAAGCAACCGCCAAAATTTTATTTTGCTTTTTAAATCCGATAACTGCCAAAGGGATTGAAATCAATACCGCAGCAATTTTAATAATCATCAACGATTTAATTTCAGGAACCTGTGTCAGCATATAGATTCCGGTTACCAAAAACAATGTGCTGATAATCATTTCAGGCACCTTAACCGTTTTTGTAAATTTTGCTAATCCATCTTGTTTGTTTAGCAACAACAAGACAGTTTTTATTAAGTAAATCGTTAAAAATAAAATAACGGTTAATAAATGGGTGTGACGAATTCCTGTTTCCATAGTGATTACATTTTTATAAGCTCAAAAGTACTAAAAATCCATGGAATTTACCGCTCATACATTTTTAAAGAAAAATCAGTATAAAATGCTATTTTTGTTTAGAACAATCATTGATATGAAAAAAATTATCTTATCCCTTTTTGCAATTTCCATTTCTATTATTGCAAATGCTCAAGAAACGTTTCCTGTAAATGGAACTTCCAACAATAACCACACAACCTATGCATTTACAAATGCTAAAATTTATGTGGATGCGGATGAAATCATCGAAAACGGAACGCTTATCGTAAAGGACGGACTGATTAGTCTGGTTGGTACAAAAATAAATATACCACAAGGTGCTGTTATTTATGATTTAAAGGGAAAATCGATTTACCCCGGACTAATTGATGCCTATTCCAATTACGGAATGCCGGAACCCAAAAGAATATCCGGTGGCGGTTATCCTCAAACCGAAAACGCCAACAAAGGTGCTTATGGATGGAACCAAGCAGTTAAATCAGATGTAGATGCGCTGAAAATTTTTGTAAAAGACAGTAAAGCGGCAGAAGAATTCAGACGATTGGGATTCGGTACCGTGCTGACATTTCAAAAAGATGGTATCGTGAGAGGAAGCGCTATCGCAGTTACGCTTGGCGAAGGTCGTGAAAATGAATTAATCGTAAATGAGAAAGCCGCTGCCATGTATTCCTTTAGCAAAGGAACCTCTTCACAAGATTATCCTTCCTCTTTAATGGGAAGTATTTCTTTATTACGTCAAACCTATGTAGATGCCAGTTGGTATAAATCAGATAAAACAAAAAAAGAAACCAACATTTCATTGGATGCCTTTAATAATTTACAAACGCTTCCTCAAATATTTGAAACAAACGACAAACTAAATGCATTACGTGCTGACAAAATTGGCGATGAGTTTAAAATAAAATACATTATCAAAGGCAGTGGAAATGAATACCAACGTTTGGACGACATGAAGGCGACCAATTGTAAATTTATTCTCCCTGTTAATTTCCCAATGGCTTACGATGTGGAAGATGCCTACGATGCAAATTATGTTTCTTTAACTGATTTGAAACATTGGGAAATGGCTCCAGCAAACCCATTGGCGTTTGAAAAATATTTTATCCCGTTTGCAATCACTACTTCTGATTTAAAAGACAAAAAAGATTTCTGGAAAAATGTGCGTAAAGCGATTGCTTATGGTTTATCCGAAAAACAAGCGTTAAAATCGCTTACCACCATCCCTGCGGAAATGCTTAACCTGAGTGATAAATTAGGAAAACTAAAAAGCGGGATGATTGCAAATTTTATTATTACTTCCGGTAACTTATTTGATGAAAAAACAATTCTTTACGAAAATTGGATCCAAGGAAATGCCTATAAAATAAACGACTACAACACCGTTGATGTTAGAGGAAATTATGATTTCACCTATGGTGCTGACCGTGTATTACACCAATTAAAAATTGAAGGCGACTTAGATAAATTAAAAGCCACCATGTTAACCGATACCTCTAAAACACCTGTAAGTGTTTCTGTGTCGGGTTATTCAATTACTTTGAGTTTCAATTCAAAAGATCCTAACGGAACAATTCGTTTAAGCGGTAACATTTCAACCAATCCTTTAAAACTAAATGGCACCGGCCAAATTGCTGATGGAAGCTGGATAAATTGGAATGCTAATTTTGCAAATGAATTAGCTGCTTCTACTAAAAAAGACACAGCGAAAAAGGAAACCATCACCTTCGGGCAAATTTATTATCCGTTTTGTGCATACGGAAAACCTAATGATGAACGAGATGGTTTTGACAAATACCTCAACGATTTCAAAACACGTTACGATGCTGTATTAATTAAAAATGCAACGGTATGGACAAATGAAGCAGAAGGTGTTTTAAAAAATCAAGATGTATATATTACAGAAGGTCGCATTGTTCGTATTGCAGATGAGATACAAGCAACCAAACTTGCATTCGCAAAAGTAATTGACGGCACCGGAAAACATTTAACCGCAGGAATTATTGATGAACATTCGCATATTGCACTTAACAGTGTGAATGAAGGCACACAAGCGTCCAGCGCGGAAGTAAGAATGGGTGACGTAATCAATTCGGATGACATCAACATTTATCGTCAGCTATCGGGTGGCGTTACCACCGCACAATTATTGCACGGTTCTGCTAACCCAATTGGAGGACAATCGGCAATTATAAAATTACGTTGGGGAAAATCACCGGAAGAAATGAAATTTGAAAAAGCGGATGGGTTTATCAAATTTGCTTTAGGTGAAAATGTAAAACAAAGCAACTGGGGAGATGCGAACACCATTCGCTTTCCGCAATCACGTATGGGCGTAGAGCAAGTGTATTATGATATGTTTACCAGAGCGAAAGAATACGATGCCAAACAAAAAACATTTGGTGCCTTATCCGACAAAGCAAAAGCAAATACGACTCCATTCAGAAGAGACTTAGAATTGGAAGCCATTGCAGAAATTTTAAATAAAAAGCGATTCATTACATGTCACTCGTATGTACAATCCGAAATCAATATGTTAATGCATGTAGGTGATTCATTAGGCTTTCAGGTAAATACATTTACACACATTTTAGAAGGATATAAAGTAGCCGACAAAATGAAAACCCATGGTGCCGGAGCTTCTACATTTAGTGATTGGTGGGCGTATAAAATGGAAGTAAAGATGCAATTCCGCACAATGCTGCATTACTTACCAAAATGGGAATTACAACCGCTATCAACTCTGATGATGCAGAGATGGGTAGAAGATTAAATCAAGAAGCTGCCAAAGCAATTAAATATGGTGGATTAACGGAAGAAGAAGCTTTGAAGTTAGTGACATTAAATCCGGCTAAACTATTACATATTGATGATAAAGTAGGAAGTATTAAAGTAGGAAAACAAGCGGATTTGGTTTTATGGTCTGATAACCCATTATCTGTTTACGCAAAAGTTGAAAAAACAATTATTGATGGTCACGTTTATTTTGATTCGGAAGAAGATTTAAAACTGAGAGCAGAGATGCAAAAAGAACGTGCCCGCATCATTCAAAAAATGTTGGATGAGAAAAAAGGTGGAGCACCTACACAAAAACCAACAATGAAAAGAAAACAATTGTTTGAATGCGATAGTATGCAGGAAGATTATTTGGAAATAGCGGAGTAATTCATACTTACATCAAATAGGAACGCAGATCTTTAAGACTTTTATGATTTGCTAAGATAAAAAATTGAACTTTATTTATGATTTGAGATAATTATACACATTCAGATATAACTAAGAAAATAATAAAAGCTTATTACAATGTATACAATAATCTAGGCTATGGTTTTTTAGAAAAGGTTTATGAAAAAGCTATGATCATTGAGTTGAATAGACAAGAGCTTGAATGTGAAAGGCAAAAACCTATTGACGTATTTTATGATAAAATATGCATTGGAAATTATTTTGCTGACATAATTGTAGAAAACAAAGTTATTATTGAGTTAAAGGCATGCGAATATCTAATTGAGGAGCATGAAATTCAATTAGTAAATTATCTGAAAGCAACTGAAATTGAAGTTGGATTATTACTAAACTTTGGAAAGGAAGTTGAATACAAAAGAAAAGTATTATCAAACAATTTTAAAAAAAACATAACCCTAGAAAACATAAAAATATCATAAGACACACAGCTATCTTTTTTTACCCTAAAAAATCTTAAACGATCTGCGTTCCTATCAACATCAGCAACCATGAAAAAACTAATTTTATTCGCATTACTGCTTTCAACAACTTTTACCTTCGCACAAAAAAGTGCGTTGATTATGAACGGCATCGCTCATATCGGGAACGACAGTGTGATTCAAAATTCCATCATTGGAATTAAAGCCGGAAAAATTGTGTTAGTAGCCGATGCAACCACCGCAAAAATTGACCCATCCGGATACGATGAAGTAATTGATGCAAGCGGGAAACACATCTACCCGGGATTTATTGCTCCAAATTCAACTTTGGGATTAACAGAGATCGAATCGGTGAGAGCAACAAACGACTTTAGAGAAACTGGAACAACATTGCCGAACGTTCGTTCCTTGATTGCCTATAACACAGATTCAAAAATTATTCCTACCGTTCGCACCAATGGAGTTTTGTTAGCACAAATCACACCGCGTGGCGGACTTGTTTCCGGAACATCCAGTGTGGTTGTATTGGATGGATGGAATTGGGAAGATGCTGCTTATAAAATTGATGATGGGATTCACATCAACTGGCCTACCATTCAAAGCCGTAAATACTTGGATGAAGACAATATTTTCCCGGGACCATTTGAGAAAAACAAAGATTACATTCAACAAACCAATTCATTAAAAAAATTATTTGCAGATGCCAAAGCATATAATGAGAACCAGACCAAGGAAGAAGCCAACCTTCGCTTCGAGGCGATGAAAGGACTTTACAACGGCACTCAAACATTATTTATTCATAGCAATACTGTAAAAGAAATGGTGGAAGCAATCAATTTTGTGAAAGAAAACAAAATTACCCGTGTTGCAATTGTTGGAGGAAAAGAAAGTTGGATGATTACCGATTTATTAAAACAAAATAATATTTCAGTGATTGTTTCTCGTGTACATGATTTACCAACCTATCCGGAAGACGATGTTGATTTACCTTACAAACTTCCATATTTATTACAAAAAGCCGGAGTTCTTTTTTGCTTAAACAATGAAGGAGACATGGAAGCACCCGGAGCACGCAACCTTCCATTTTTAGCAGGAACAGCAAGTGCATACGGATTAACAAAAGAACAAGCTTTAAAATCCATCACTTTAAATGCAGCAAAAATATTAGGCATTGATAAAACTACAGGAAGCATTGAACAAGGGAAAGATGCAACACTTTTTATTTCAACCGGTGATGCATTGGATATGAAAAGTAACAATGTGGAGAAAGCCTTCGTAAAAGGAAACAGCATTGATTTAAAAAATGATCAAACAGAATTATACGAAAAGTATAAAAAGAAATACGGAATTAAATAACCTTAAGTCTGCTAATTTAAAAAATGAAACATTTCATTTCTATACTTATAATTTTTGTTTTTATTGCTTCATGCAAAAAAGAACCAAAGACGGTTACCGTTTCATATAAAATTTATGAAAAAAGTACCGCTGTTCCTACCTATACAGTTCGGTATACCCAAGCAAATGGTGTTTCTAAATCAAAAGGAGGAATTACACAAGCCAATTGGGTTTCAGAAACTATTCCGGAAGTGGAATTAGGCAAAACCGTTTCTCTTTCTGTGGAAGGGAATGGCGGTGGCGTTTACGAAATGTATATTTATGTAAATGGTTCCGTGAACGCACATCGCAGTGCAGGCGATGGTTATGGCGAACAAACACTCACACTGGAGATACCATATTAAATCTTAAATCCTAACTTTTCTCTCACACGTGTTAGTGTAGCTCTTGCTATTTTTCTGGCTTTATCGGCACCCACTTGCAGTTTCGCATCCAGCTCTGCACGGTTGTTCATGTAATACGAATAGGTTTCCCTTTCCTTTTTGAACTTTTCTAAAATCAATTCAAATAAAGCTGTTTTCGCATGACCGTAGCCATACCCCCCTTTTAGGTAATTCGCTTTCATCTCTGCAATTTGAACATCGTTGGCCAACAATTTATATAATGCGAACACATTGCAGGCATCCGGATTTTTAGGAGCTTCCAGTGGTGTAGCATCTGTAACAATACTCATCACTACTTTTTTTAATTCTTTATCCGTAAGAAATATGTTGATGAAGTTATTCAACGACTTGCTCATCTTTTTTCCGTCAATACCGGGAATCAGCATGGTTGCTTCATTTACTTTGCCTTCCGGAATCACAAATACCTCACCATAGACATTATTAAATTTTTCAGCAATATCGCGGGTCATTTCCAAATGCTGCATCTGATCTTTTCCAACAGGAACATAGTGCGCATCATACAAAATAATATCAGCTGCCATCAATACCGGATAAGTAAATAAACCTGCATTCACATCCGATAAGCGCTCCGACTTATCTTTGAATGAATGTGCATTCGCCAACATGGGAAATGGAGTGAAACAATTTAAATACCAGGTCAACTCACATACTTCGGTGACATCACTTTGACGATAGAAAATATTTTTATCCGTATCAAAACCGAAAGCCAACCAGGTAGCAGCAACAGCGTCCGTACTTTCTTTAATAAAAGCGGCATCCTTAATGGTTGTTAATGAATGTAAATCCGCAATAAAAAAAAGTGATTCATTCCCTGCTTGCTTCGACATTTCAATCGCAGGTATAATGGCACCTAAAATATTTCCCATGTGGGGAATATTGGTACTTTGAACTCCTGTAAGTATTCGTGACATAATTGGTAGTTAGTTGTTTGTTATTGGTTGATAGAGAATCTAGGTCAAATATACAGAAATTTAAAACCACAAAAACAGCCTTAAAATTTGCTATATTTGTCTTCCCAATGAACTTTTTGCTAATCATACCTCGAACACTTTGGAAGCTGGTCTTCATCCTCAATTTTGTATTGGGCTTGATTGTTCTTTATCCATTGTTTTCTATTTTTCTTTCGAAGCGAGAATGGTATCCAAAAGCTTTTGAGTTGAAAAAGTTCTGGGCAAAGTGGATTTTATATGTTCCTGGAATTTTTATCAAAGTAAAACGAGAAGTTCCAATTGAAAAGCTTCCACATCCAGCAGTGTATTGTGCTAATCACTCGTCTTATTTGGATATTGTGATGAGCTATTTGGTGATTCCGAATTATTACGTTTTTATGGGGAAGCAGGAATTAGACAAAACACCTTTGTTCCGAATTTTCTTTAAGGACATGAATATTTTGGTGGATAGAGGAAGCAATACATCATCGCACCGAGCGTTTATGCGGGCAGGAAAAGAAATTGACAAAGGAAATGGGGCATTTATTTATCCCGAAGCAGGTATTTCCAGCAATGGAAAATTAAGAGGATTCAAAAATGGTGCGTTTAAATTGGCGATTGAAAAGCAAGTGCCAATTGTTCCGATTACCTATTTAAACAACTGGAGATTATTACAAAATGGTGGTTTCTTTAAATCCTTTGGCGGAGATAGGCATCTCGCATATTATTGTCCACGCACCCATACCCACAAAAGGATTAACTGAAAATGATTTAGTATCTTTGAAAACAAAAGTGCATGATATTATTGCAAAAGAATTAGAAAAGCATGATTCCTCGACATCCCGATAGCTATCGGGACGAAATCACATTAAAGGATAAAAAATGAAGATAGATAACGACACCGTAGACAAAATTGCTCACTTAGCACGTTTGGAATTTGCAAACGAAGCAAAAGAGGAAATTAAAAAAGACATGAACAATATGTTGGGCTTCATAGACAAGTTGAACGAATTGTACACGTCTAATGTTGAACCGTTAATCTATATGAGTGATGAAGTAAATGTTTTGCGTGAAGATGAAGTGAAGCAGGTAATCACTCAAGAAGAAGCGTTGAAAAACGGACCAAAACATGATTCGGATTACTTTAAAGTTCCGAAGGTGATTGAGAAGGCTTAAAAGACAGCCACTTTTTCCAACTCAATTTTATTTCCGACAAACCATTTATCGTTTATCTTGCCACAACCCCAGAGTTTTAATTCGTATTTATATTCTTTATTGTCGGTAATGGTGATAAAGATATCGGCTCTTTCCTTGTAAATTTTATCTCCATCCTTCAATACGGCTCTGGTAGAAGAGCTCAACGTTTTTGAACCTTTTAGCGGTTTCAAATCTGTTGAAGAGATTTGCTTCAGTTTTTCAAGTATGTTTTTTTGCTCCACTGAATCAGTCGACAGAAGCACTTTCAACTTCTCTTCATTATAATTCAAAAGTGAATTTGTAAACGTCTTGCTCAATTCCTGAGGAGTTGTTTGTCCGGTTATTTTTAACGAAAACAAAACAAGAAAAAGTAAAATTGGAAGTGTTTTTTTCATTTTAAAATTTTCAAATTAACAAATTTTCAAATCCACCCCTTTTCAAAAATATCCTTCGTATGATAGGTAATAATGATATTTGCTCCTGCTCTAGCAAACGCGTGCATATTTTCCATCACAATTTTTTGCTCATCAATCCAGCCATTTTGCGCTGCGGCTTTTACCATGGAATATTCGCCTGAAACATTATAGCAAGCAATTGGTAAAAGTGTGTGCTGACGTAAATTAAAAATCACATCCATGTATGCCAATGCCGGTTTCACCATTAAAATGTCTGCCCCCTCCGCTTCATCCAACAATCCTTCTGTCATGGATTCATTTCCATTACGGTGATCCATCTGATACGATTTCCGATCGCCTTTTTGTGGGGCTGAATCTGCTGCTTCACGGAACGGACCATAATACGCAGATGCATATTTAATAGAATACGACATGATTGCTGTATTCTCAAAACCATTTTTATCTAACAATTCACGCATTGCTCCTATTCGACCATCCATC
This portion of the Bacteroidota bacterium genome encodes:
- the hflX gene encoding GTPase HflX, producing MYDTGKKQETAILVGLINRTQDETTAKEYLDELEFLADTAGAKVLKRYTQRLEHPDSRTFIGAGKLNDVKTFVAENNVDIVIFDDELSPAQQRNLEKEINVEKEIKVKVVDRTRLILDIFAARARTAHAKTQVELAQSIYLLPRLTKMWDHLDRIKGGIGMKGAGETEIETDRRIVRDRISFLKERLKVIDRQMETQRKNRGDMIRVALVGYTNVGKSTIMNMLSKSEVFAENKLFATLDTTVRKVVIENLPFLLSDTVGFIRKLPTTLVESFKSTLDEVREADILVHVVDISHPGFEDQLNVVNQTLADIGAGDKPVLLVFNKIDAFVFEQKDEDDLTESTKKNLSLDDLKKTWMNKLHTECLFISAAKKENIDEFKKVLYDKVKDLHQKRYPYNKFLY
- a CDS encoding amidohydrolase family protein, producing MKKLILFALLLSTTFTFAQKSALIMNGIAHIGNDSVIQNSIIGIKAGKIVLVADATTAKIDPSGYDEVIDASGKHIYPGFIAPNSTLGLTEIESVRATNDFRETGTTLPNVRSLIAYNTDSKIIPTVRTNGVLLAQITPRGGLVSGTSSVVVLDGWNWEDAAYKIDDGIHINWPTIQSRKYLDEDNIFPGPFEKNKDYIQQTNSLKKLFADAKAYNENQTKEEANLRFEAMKGLYNGTQTLFIHSNTVKEMVEAINFVKENKITRVAIVGGKESWMITDLLKQNNISVIVSRVHDLPTYPEDDVDLPYKLPYLLQKAGVLFCLNNEGDMEAPGARNLPFLAGTASAYGLTKEQALKSITLNAAKILGIDKTTGSIEQGKDATLFISTGDALDMKSNNVEKAFVKGNSIDLKNDQTELYEKYKKKYGIK
- the trpS gene encoding tryptophan--tRNA ligase, with protein sequence MSRILTGVQSTNIPHMGNILGAIIPAIEMSKQAGNESLFFIADLHSLTTIKDAAFIKESTDAVAATWLAFGFDTDKNIFYRQSDVTEVCELTWYLNCFTPFPMLANAHSFKDKSERLSDVNAGLFTYPVLMAADIILYDAHYVPVGKDQMQHLEMTRDIAEKFNNVYGEVFVIPEGKVNEATMLIPGIDGKKMSKSLNNFINIFLTDKELKKVVMSIVTDATPLEAPKNPDACNVFALYKLLANDVQIAEMKANYLKGGYGYGHAKTALFELILEKFKKERETYSYYMNNRAELDAKLQVGADKARKIARATLTRVREKLGFKI
- a CDS encoding L,D-transpeptidase family protein, which gives rise to MNSYKLLFLLLFTSIIVACNKCSEEQPKEIVLVEKPEMVNEEVQKLISKKLVDVDTSTILIVEKDSLFAIQFVSDFYKKRKFEVAFTNKGILTNQGDTLLDVIKNAEVYGLIPDDYHYSKIASLLESAQDSATKKFDAVKISDADLLLTDAFFTMAVHINKGRLNADSLTIEWKGKQVDTNLVEILNSVLKSNSIRAAIDSLEPKNSYYQGLKLALKNFQYEFKDVDWDSIADRNSDSTTFMARLKDRLIQSHDYIDDFTNSDSIKLYRAAKNKQSFVLTETLKDSMKIVKSIKEFQCKNNLTEDGKIGKLTFKALQRTKQDYINQIALNMERWRWSRVPAEKQYVWVNLPKYEMIVIEDDTLVMKSRVIVGAPDHQTPLLKSTIRYFLIYPYWTVPFSIATKEILPILKRDTSYLRRKNFQVLDGNNQVVDASKIKWKKYTKTYFPWRLRQNIGEDNSLGILKFNFENKYGVYMHDTDSRRLFNREMRAMSHGCCRLEKFMDFATFLIRDDSLKYPVDSLLADTARPIQKYVYIKKPIALYFAYFTAETDAYCELKFFIDMYKRDEKMMRALRRGRKGMLIENKKSNPEGVKSQ
- a CDS encoding 1-acyl-sn-glycerol-3-phosphate acyltransferase, which encodes MNFLLIIPRTLWKLVFILNFVLGLIVLYPLFSIFLSKREWYPKAFELKKFWAKWILYVPGIFIKVKREVPIEKLPHPAVYCANHSSYLDIVMSYLVIPNYYVFMGKQELDKTPLFRIFFKDMNILVDRGSNTSSHRAFMRAGKEIDKGNGAFIYPEAGISSNGKLRGFKNGAFKLAIEKQVPIVPITYLNNWRLLQNGGFFKSFGGDRHLAYYCPRTHTHKRIN
- a CDS encoding GxxExxY protein, with protein sequence MTKKIIKAYYNVYNNLGYGFLEKVYEKAMIIELNRQELECERQKPIDVFYDKICIGNYFADIIVENKVIIELKACEYLIEEHEIQLVNYLKATEIEVGLLLNFGKEVEYKRKVLSNNFKKNITLENIKIS
- the gatC gene encoding Asp-tRNA(Asn)/Glu-tRNA(Gln) amidotransferase subunit GatC; this encodes MKIDNDTVDKIAHLARLEFANEAKEEIKKDMNNMLGFIDKLNELYTSNVEPLIYMSDEVNVLREDEVKQVITQEEALKNGPKHDSDYFKVPKVIEKA
- a CDS encoding SirB2 family protein, which codes for METGIRHTHLLTVILFLTIYLIKTVLLLLNKQDGLAKFTKTVKVPEMIISTLFLVTGIYMLTQVPEIKSLMIIKIAAVLISIPLAVIGFKKQNKILAVASLLLIITAYGLAEMSKKQKSKSMENVSETTLNGQELYNASCVSCHGADGKLNLMGAKDLSVSAMDLNARIEIITNGKNAMSPFGTMLTPGQIKAVAEYTETLKK